In Zingiber officinale cultivar Zhangliang chromosome 1A, Zo_v1.1, whole genome shotgun sequence, a genomic segment contains:
- the LOC122006770 gene encoding polyadenylate-binding protein 3-like: MDESGKSKGFGFVQMDTEEAAQSAIRALNGRFLQGSKKKLYVTKFVKQDERQPLPERQNKTNLYIKNLDWAITDEALRKRFSQYGTIRSFVVMKKKDGKSRGFGFVDFLSAEDAKNALNDMNGLKFGTRTVYVGYAQTKKQRKVLLSRLFGGTQHGMQQVDLCIVELQQNATIFVRNLEESVDGKALREHFGASGKIWCARVIYNKVNGQSMGFGFVRFFSTEEANVAVQRFNGIKLETLSSLIV, encoded by the exons ATGGATGAGAGCGGCAAAAGTAAGGGGTTTGGTTTCGTCCAGATGGACACGGAGGAGGCCGCTCAATCGGCCATCAGAGCACTCAATGGCAGATTCCTTCAGGGTTCAAAGAAGAAGCT ATATGTAACGAAGTTTGTCAAGCAAGACGAGAGGCAACCATTGCCCGAAAGACAAAACAAGACTAACCTTTATATCAAGAACCTGGATTGGGCCATCACAGATGAGGCCCTGCGGAAAAGATTCTCACAGTATGGCACCATCAGAAGTTTTGTTGTGATGAAAAAAAAAGATGGAAAGTCTAGAGGATTCGGATTTGTCGACTTCCTTTCGGCAGAGGATGCTAAGAATGCATTAAATGACATGAACGGCTTAAAATTTG GAACCAGGACTGTATACGTTGGATATGCTCAGACAAAGAAGCAACGTAAGGTTTTGCTAAGTCGTCTGTTTGGTGGGACACAACATGGAATGCAACAGGTTGatttgtgtatagttgaattgCAGCAA AATGCGACTATCTTTGTGAGAAATCTTGAGGAGTCAGTTGATGGTAAAGCCTTGAGGGAACATTTTGGTGCCTCTGGAAAAATATGGTGTGCAAGGGTCATATACAATAAAGTAAATGGACAGAGCATGGGATTTGGATTTGTACGCTTCTTCTCGACTGAGGAGGCAAATGTGGCTGTCCAAAGATTCAATGGTATTAAACTTGAAACTCTAAGTTCACTAATTGTCTGA
- the LOC122006779 gene encoding polyadenylate-binding protein 1-like 2, which produces MGETASAAPPLDQPPFPTLYVGDLHPNVSELQLQYVFSPCGAISSIHVCRDRATGASLQYAYVNFFSFLDAKKALTMMNHYPLNGRPIRIMWSQRNPLCRRNGIGNLFVNVISLSFLALRISFNLLQFVFLL; this is translated from the exons ATGGGGGAAACCGCCTCCGCGGCGCCGCCCCTCGATCAGCCGCCGTTCCCGACGCTTTACGTCGGGGATCTCCACCCAAATGTCTCGGAGTTGCAACTCCAATACGTTTTCTCCCCCTGTGGCGCCATTTCGTCGATCCATGTCTGCCGTGATCGAGCCACCGGAGCCTCCCTTCAATACGCCTACGTAAATTTCTTCTCTTTCCTGGATG CGAAGAAGGCTCTTACGATGATGAACCACTACCCTCTGAACGGTAGACCTATTCGGATCATGTGGTCTCAGCGAAACCCCTTGTGTAGAAGGAACGGCATCGGCAATCTTTTTGTCAATGTGATATCCCTGTCTTTTCTCGCCCTCCGAATTTCATTTAATTTGCTACAATTTGTGTTTTTGCTCTGA